A genomic stretch from Gorilla gorilla gorilla isolate KB3781 chromosome 20, NHGRI_mGorGor1-v2.1_pri, whole genome shotgun sequence includes:
- the TINCR gene encoding TINCR ubiquitin domain containing isoform X2 — MEGLRRGLSRWKRYHIKVHLADEALLLPLTVRPRDTLSDLRAQLVGQGVSSWKRAFYYNARRLDDHQTVRDARLQDGSVLLLVSDPR; from the exons ATGGAGGGGCTGCGGCGGGGGCTGTCGCGCTGGAAGCGCTACCACATCAAGGTGCACCTGGCGGACGAGGCGCTGCTGCTACCGCTGACCGTGCGGCCGCGGGACACGCTCAGCGACCTGCGCGCGCAGCTGGTGGGCCAGGGCGTGAGCTCCTGGAAGCGCGCCTTCTACTACAACGCGCGGCGGCTGGACGACCACCAGACGGTGCGCGACGCGCGCCTGCAGGACGGCTCGGTGCTGCTGCTCGTCAGCGACCCCAG GTAG
- the TINCR gene encoding TINCR ubiquitin domain containing isoform X1: MEGLRRGLSRWKRYHIKVHLADEALLLPLTVRPRDTLSDLRAQLVGQGVSSWKRAFYYNARRLDDHQTVRDARLQDGSVLLLVSDPSEAQRLTPAIPALWEAEASRSLESRSSRPAWPTW, encoded by the exons ATGGAGGGGCTGCGGCGGGGGCTGTCGCGCTGGAAGCGCTACCACATCAAGGTGCACCTGGCGGACGAGGCGCTGCTGCTACCGCTGACCGTGCGGCCGCGGGACACGCTCAGCGACCTGCGCGCGCAGCTGGTGGGCCAGGGCGTGAGCTCCTGGAAGCGCGCCTTCTACTACAACGCGCGGCGGCTGGACGACCACCAGACGGTGCGCGACGCGCGCCTGCAGGACGGCTCGGTGCTGCTGCTCGTCAGCGACCCCAG cgaggcgcagcggctcacacccgcaatcccagcactttgggaggctgaggcaagcagatcacttgagtccaggagttcaagaccagcctggccaacatggtga
- the LOC115931637 gene encoding small nuclear ribonucleoprotein E-like: protein MAYSGQGQKVQKVMAQPINLIFRYLQNRSRIQVWLYEQVNMRIEGCIIGFDEYMNLVLDDAEEIHSKTKSRKQLGRIMLKGDNSTLLQSVSN from the coding sequence ATGGCATACAGTGGCCAGGGCCAGAAAGTGCAGAAGGTTATGGCGCAGCCCATCAACCTCATCTTCAGATACTTACAAAATAGATCGCGGATTCAGGTGTGGCTCTATGAGCAAGTGAATATGCGGATAGAAGGCTGTATCATTGGTTTTGATGAGTATATGAACCTTGTATTGGATGATGCAGAAGAGATTCATTCTAAAACAAAGTCAAGAAAACAACTGGGTCGGATCATGCTAAAAGGAGATAATAGTACTCTGCTACAAAGTGTCTCCAACTAG